The Pseudanabaena galeata CCNP1313 genome includes a region encoding these proteins:
- a CDS encoding tetratricopeptide repeat protein produces MSVLPAIAVNTKANLSQTLKTTPANKRAADEYRQQGLAYRQQERFDEAIAALQKSVTLDPQNLDGRIILGWTQHLAKKYDDAATSLWEAIYLSPTSQQAFNAIGIVYLVRGDLPQSIILHSWAAMLKADNEIAHYNLSLAYQRLQQYDLAIAYAQRAIQLEPNNPHPFVASAIAQWTSGDQTMAKKTFREAIGVDSRYRSPEFLNFLNEAGFSNEQIQTAKQVLASL; encoded by the coding sequence ATGTCAGTATTACCTGCGATCGCGGTTAATACCAAAGCAAATTTATCGCAGACTCTCAAAACCACCCCAGCCAACAAACGCGCTGCTGATGAATATCGTCAGCAGGGGCTTGCCTATCGTCAGCAGGAACGTTTTGATGAAGCGATCGCCGCTTTGCAAAAATCAGTCACCCTCGATCCTCAAAATCTGGATGGGCGCATTATCCTTGGCTGGACACAACACCTTGCCAAAAAATATGATGATGCTGCTACTTCACTGTGGGAAGCAATTTATTTATCACCAACATCACAGCAAGCTTTTAATGCGATCGGCATTGTTTATTTAGTGCGTGGCGATTTACCGCAATCTATAATCCTGCATAGTTGGGCGGCGATGCTCAAAGCTGACAACGAAATCGCCCATTACAATCTCAGCTTGGCTTATCAACGCTTACAGCAATATGATCTAGCGATCGCCTATGCCCAAAGAGCAATTCAACTAGAACCAAATAATCCCCATCCCTTTGTAGCTAGTGCGATCGCCCAATGGACATCTGGTGATCAAACTATGGCAAAAAAAACTTTTAGAGAGGCGATCGGTGTTGATTCTCGATATCGTAGTCCTGAATTTTTAAACTTTCTTAACGAAGCAGGTTTTAGTAATGAGCAAATTCAAACCGCAAAACAAGTTTTAGCCAGCTTATAA